Genomic DNA from Shewanella woodyi ATCC 51908:
CCAGCAAACGAGAACTTAGCCAATGACCTGCAAACGCCACAGCGATAAGTGCAAACGTATGATAGAACTGATACTCAACCCCAAGATTAAAAATGGCGATCATCTCAGGCGATGCCACATTTTTTAATCCATGGGCACCAAATGCCCCCAATGCAACAGAGATAAAGCCACTTAACGCTGCCAATAACAGAAAACCTTTACGCATCCAGCCCCCGAATAAAATCAATACAGTAAGAGATAGCAGATGTTAGGTTATCCTCTTCGGTAACCCCTGACGACTTTCTGGGAACAAAACTATGATCTCCGTCAGTTAACCAGTGTAACTGGGTCTTTTTCATCACTGGCCAGCTTGA
This window encodes:
- a CDS encoding DUF423 domain-containing protein, which encodes MRKGFLLLAALSGFISVALGAFGAHGLKNVASPEMIAIFNLGVEYQFYHTFALIAVAFAGHWLSSRLLDWAGYLFIAGMLLFSGSLYLYALLGTKWTGPITPMGGVCFLVGWLLIALAVWRNRVVELND